The Streptomyces luteogriseus genome includes a window with the following:
- a CDS encoding aldehyde dehydrogenase family protein: MNATDRLNVLKTYKLYVGGKFPRSESGRVYEVSDSKGKWLANAPLSSRKDARDAVVAARKAFGGWSGATAYNRGQILYRVAEMLEGRRDQFTREVADAEGLSKSKAAAVVDATIDRWVWYAGWTDKIAQVVGGGNPVAGPFFNLSSPEPTGVVAIVAPQESSFLGLVSVLAPVIATGNTAIVVASENSPLPALSLAEVLATSDVPGGVVNVLSGRTAEIAAPLAAHQDVNAIDLAGADEVLAKELEIAAADNLKRVLRPQPVDYAKTPGTDRLTAFLETKTVWHPTGSLGASGSSY; this comes from the coding sequence ATGAATGCAACTGATCGGCTCAACGTCCTGAAGACCTACAAGCTGTACGTCGGCGGGAAGTTCCCGCGTTCCGAGAGCGGCCGGGTGTACGAGGTGAGCGACTCCAAGGGCAAGTGGCTGGCGAACGCGCCCCTGTCGTCCCGCAAGGACGCCCGTGACGCGGTCGTCGCGGCGCGCAAGGCGTTCGGCGGCTGGTCCGGGGCGACGGCGTACAACCGCGGCCAGATCCTCTACCGCGTCGCCGAGATGCTGGAGGGCCGCCGCGACCAGTTCACCCGTGAGGTGGCCGACGCGGAGGGCCTGTCGAAGTCCAAGGCGGCCGCGGTCGTGGACGCGACGATCGACCGCTGGGTCTGGTACGCGGGCTGGACCGACAAGATCGCCCAGGTGGTCGGCGGCGGCAACCCGGTCGCGGGCCCGTTCTTCAACCTGTCCTCCCCCGAACCGACGGGCGTGGTCGCGATCGTGGCCCCCCAGGAGTCGTCCTTCCTGGGTCTGGTGTCGGTGCTCGCCCCGGTGATCGCGACCGGCAACACGGCGATCGTGGTGGCGAGCGAGAACTCCCCGCTCCCCGCCCTGTCCCTGGCCGAGGTCCTGGCCACCTCGGACGTCCCCGGCGGCGTGGTCAACGTCCTCTCGGGCCGTACGGCCGAGATCGCCGCCCCGCTGGCGGCCCACCAGGACGTCAACGCGATCGACCTCGCGGGCGCCGACGAGGTCCTCGCGAAGGAGCTGGAGATCGCGGCGGCCGACAACCTCAAGCGGGTTCTCCGTCCACAGCCTGTGGATTACGCGAAGACTCCCGGCACCGACCGCCTGACGGCGTTCCTGGAGACCAAAACGGTCTGGCACCCCACGGGGTCACTGGGCGCGTCGGGCTCCTCGTACTAG
- a CDS encoding TetR/AcrR family transcriptional regulator yields MAVTKKEGEESGAEGPSLWERMERPAPLPRASLTLERIAAAAVEIADEEGGAAVTMRRLATRLGVAPMAAYRHVNGKDDLWALMIDRVSRDLAVPEGTTDWREVLRSYAVQTRELMLAHPWMAVMPTPVIMLTPSRMAVAERQLAALAVCGLDADSVMAAFRAVTSFVHGSAQTEIALREYQERHGWAGGDETREALAPQMRYLMSTGRYPAFERYALGATRKDDRAWEFAFGLDCVLDGIGQRLGI; encoded by the coding sequence ATGGCGGTCACGAAAAAGGAGGGCGAGGAGAGCGGGGCCGAAGGGCCCTCCCTCTGGGAGCGTATGGAGCGGCCCGCCCCCCTCCCGCGCGCTTCACTGACCCTGGAGCGGATCGCCGCCGCAGCGGTCGAGATCGCCGACGAGGAGGGCGGCGCCGCCGTCACCATGCGCCGTCTCGCCACCCGACTGGGCGTCGCCCCCATGGCGGCCTACCGGCACGTCAACGGCAAGGACGACCTCTGGGCACTCATGATCGACCGGGTCTCCCGCGACCTTGCCGTCCCCGAGGGCACGACGGACTGGCGGGAGGTGCTCCGTTCCTACGCCGTGCAGACCCGGGAGCTGATGCTCGCCCACCCGTGGATGGCGGTCATGCCCACCCCCGTCATCATGCTCACACCGTCACGGATGGCCGTGGCGGAACGGCAGCTGGCCGCGCTCGCCGTCTGCGGCCTGGACGCCGACTCGGTGATGGCCGCCTTCCGGGCCGTCACCTCCTTCGTGCACGGCTCGGCCCAGACCGAGATCGCCCTGCGCGAGTACCAGGAACGCCACGGCTGGGCCGGCGGTGACGAGACCCGCGAGGCGCTCGCCCCGCAGATGCGCTACCTGATGAGCACGGGCCGCTACCCGGCCTTCGAGCGGTACGCCCTCGGCGCGACCCGCAAGGACGACCGAGCCTGGGAGTTCGCCTTCGGCCTCGACTGCGTGCTCGACGGCATCGGGCAGCGGCTCGGGATATGA
- a CDS encoding NADPH-dependent FMN reductase, translating into MPVRIEPLRVAVLVGSTREGRFAPVITTWLTGHLEQRDDLTADVVDLAETPLPTVFPAFGGQPPAGSREQLALVSPRLAAADAFVLVTPEYNHSFPASLKNAIDWHGEEWHGKPVGFVSYGGLSGGLRAVEQLRVVMAEVNAMTIRNTVSFHDAWSRFDEDGTCKDPAADTAAKALLDQLAWWGHALRDAKSVRRYVA; encoded by the coding sequence ATGCCCGTCCGCATCGAACCGCTCCGCGTCGCCGTCCTCGTCGGCTCGACCCGCGAGGGGCGCTTCGCACCCGTGATCACCACATGGCTGACCGGCCATCTCGAGCAGCGCGACGACCTGACGGCCGACGTCGTCGACCTCGCCGAGACGCCACTGCCGACCGTGTTCCCGGCGTTCGGCGGGCAGCCGCCGGCCGGCTCCCGGGAGCAACTGGCCCTCGTCTCACCACGCCTCGCCGCGGCCGACGCCTTCGTCCTCGTCACGCCCGAGTACAACCACAGCTTCCCGGCGTCCCTGAAGAACGCGATCGACTGGCACGGCGAGGAGTGGCACGGCAAGCCGGTCGGCTTCGTCTCCTACGGCGGCCTGTCCGGCGGTCTGCGCGCGGTGGAGCAGCTACGGGTCGTCATGGCCGAGGTGAACGCCATGACCATCCGCAACACCGTGAGCTTCCACGACGCCTGGAGCCGCTTCGACGAGGACGGCACCTGCAAGGACCCCGCCGCCGACACCGCCGCGAAGGCCCTGCTCGACCAGCTCGCCTGGTGGGGCCACGCCCTGCGGGACGCCAAGTCCGTCCGCCGCTACGTCGCCTGA
- a CDS encoding MDR family MFS transporter produces MDTRAAGTTADEAARPAAPPSRLVILGLLLGIVLGTLDGTVVGTALPTIVGDLGGLDHLSWVLTAYLLTTAVSTPVWGKLGDLYGHKGSYLTSITVFLAGSVLCGLAQDMGQLIAFRALQGIGAGGLFVGALSLIGTLLTPAEAGRAQSLIGVLLPAAMIGGPLVGGFLTDQLDWRWVFYVNVPVGAVALALIGYGVRLRATRVKAPIDLAGAGLLTGAILALTLLASWAGTTYTWTSPQIIGLALVCVVALAAFVRVERRAAEPMIPPRLFRDRNFTVAQVLSFVTGAAMLAAASYLPQYLQFARNMSSTESGLLLLPLMLGMMGAQLVIGRRIAGGGRYRAYPIAGGVLATAGALSLLALGTATTAPVASGLTLLLGMGIGCLMQPAMLLTMNSAELRDMGAASGTQTLLRTIGGSLGVAVLGSVYTGRLTAAVTDRLGAEGGRLTEGELTPGLLRDLPEPVREAFRTGVVDGLHGVALGTAVLCAVAFAVAWLVREVPLRGR; encoded by the coding sequence ATGGACACACGCGCGGCGGGCACCACCGCGGACGAGGCGGCCCGGCCGGCTGCCCCGCCTTCCCGGCTCGTCATCCTCGGGCTGCTGCTCGGCATCGTGCTCGGCACGCTCGACGGAACCGTGGTCGGCACCGCTCTGCCCACCATCGTCGGCGACCTCGGCGGCCTCGACCACCTCTCCTGGGTACTCACCGCCTATCTGCTGACCACGGCCGTTTCCACCCCGGTCTGGGGCAAACTCGGCGACCTGTACGGGCACAAGGGCAGCTACCTCACCTCCATCACCGTGTTCCTGGCCGGCTCGGTGCTGTGCGGACTCGCCCAGGACATGGGCCAGTTGATCGCCTTCCGGGCTTTGCAGGGGATCGGCGCGGGCGGCCTGTTCGTGGGGGCGCTCTCGCTCATCGGCACGCTGCTCACCCCGGCCGAGGCCGGACGGGCCCAGTCGCTGATCGGAGTGCTGCTGCCCGCCGCGATGATCGGCGGCCCCCTGGTCGGCGGCTTCCTCACCGACCAGCTGGACTGGCGCTGGGTGTTCTACGTCAACGTCCCGGTCGGCGCCGTCGCGCTCGCCCTCATCGGCTACGGGGTCCGGCTGCGCGCGACCCGCGTGAAGGCGCCGATCGACCTGGCGGGGGCCGGGCTGCTCACCGGCGCGATCCTCGCCCTGACGCTGCTGGCGAGCTGGGCGGGGACCACGTACACCTGGACGTCACCGCAGATCATCGGGCTCGCCCTGGTCTGCGTGGTCGCGCTGGCCGCCTTCGTAAGGGTCGAGCGGCGCGCCGCGGAACCGATGATCCCGCCCCGGCTGTTCCGGGACCGGAACTTCACGGTGGCCCAGGTGCTCAGTTTCGTCACGGGCGCGGCCATGCTGGCGGCGGCGAGCTATCTGCCCCAGTACCTGCAGTTCGCCCGGAACATGTCGTCCACCGAGAGCGGCCTGCTGCTGCTTCCGCTGATGCTGGGCATGATGGGCGCGCAGCTCGTCATCGGCCGCCGGATCGCCGGCGGCGGACGCTACCGCGCCTATCCGATCGCGGGCGGCGTGCTCGCCACGGCGGGGGCGTTGTCGCTGCTGGCGCTCGGCACGGCCACGACGGCACCCGTCGCCTCCGGCCTGACGCTGCTGCTCGGCATGGGCATCGGCTGCCTGATGCAGCCGGCGATGCTCCTCACGATGAACAGCGCCGAGCTCCGCGACATGGGCGCGGCCAGCGGCACCCAGACGCTGCTGCGCACCATCGGCGGCTCCCTCGGTGTCGCCGTCCTCGGATCCGTCTACACCGGCCGGCTCACGGCCGCCGTGACGGATCGGCTCGGTGCCGAGGGCGGGCGACTCACCGAAGGGGAGCTGACACCCGGGCTGTTGCGGGACCTGCCCGAGCCGGTCCGGGAGGCGTTCCGGACCGGCGTGGTGGACGGTCTGCACGGCGTCGCGCTCGGCACGGCCGTCCTGTGCGCCGTGGCGTTCGCGGTGGCGTGGCTGGTGCGGGAGGTCCCGCTGCGGGGCCGGTGA